The Zestosphaera sp. genome includes a window with the following:
- a CDS encoding HD domain-containing protein, whose amino-acid sequence MESFILELREAIASDITKLIPNKIETGVYGYALPCNPKSYLISGLQHFFGAAFIAARLAEFSEMSEYEQATAFLAGLLHDYEKMRLSLQILKEKADEVFANERLYDVLDGYLGGRFDDALEVASKLESGGLPRRLQVIAEFVRLGDYLTGGEESWNIAYVMDKVGETLSKLGVKHHLVPVVIGKQRPIIAIVAEKLNEILMEAELTPLVSTPTGSLYLSRSCIGGDDIKKLYDGLANYISNEVTKALAPTTTSKPKVASLRSVDGIVHAGDKKLNTGRVISSLPNLRQLSISDIEETFRTYTTPADKVLLVIWSVLTYAKTLGSVKENLREALSELELGFIRGKDVQEVIKNLSNHLNEFGSQDLSNLVERTKDKLVKRMLSAEVDVSDVKEVVEKTISIRYFGITGSAQKRPKEGAVCVICRERVSKTRTLRAYLDRFKRILDINVSELFHPDRQGRPDDYRALEGFSDSVPICPVCEYESIIFPATTSFFDGMWASNIIYYPAMSTDLLQIVREVAREYVVLGLKRKKKEETKPLVIPDYVSSRIIVKTSDERGRLGKGDLLTALDLWYYIGGSLVLTTNALSMPPPWSGLPIEMEVSDVVMEESVLHFVRELKIARERNEWSRTRRLRRILYEQLRTYVMNLDEAEVKIGKTRFTKSGLITTGAPALDVYSYMLRKLM is encoded by the coding sequence TTGGAGAGTTTCATTTTAGAGCTGAGAGAAGCCATTGCGAGTGACATCACGAAGCTCATCCCAAATAAGATAGAAACTGGTGTATACGGTTATGCACTTCCTTGCAATCCTAAATCATATCTTATTTCAGGTCTTCAGCACTTCTTCGGCGCAGCCTTCATAGCGGCTAGACTAGCAGAGTTCTCCGAGATGAGCGAGTACGAACAGGCAACAGCTTTTCTAGCTGGTCTCCTACACGATTACGAAAAGATGAGGCTAAGTCTTCAGATTCTTAAGGAAAAAGCAGACGAGGTCTTTGCTAATGAGAGACTATACGATGTTTTAGACGGGTATCTCGGTGGGCGCTTTGACGATGCTCTGGAGGTAGCTTCGAAGCTGGAGAGCGGTGGGCTCCCGAGAAGACTTCAAGTTATTGCCGAGTTCGTTAGGCTCGGGGACTACCTAACCGGTGGGGAAGAGAGCTGGAACATAGCGTATGTTATGGATAAAGTCGGAGAGACGCTGAGTAAGCTTGGCGTGAAGCACCACCTAGTCCCTGTGGTTATAGGTAAGCAGAGACCTATTATCGCGATAGTTGCTGAAAAACTTAATGAAATACTTATGGAGGCCGAGCTCACACCGCTGGTCTCTACTCCGACAGGTTCTCTGTACTTATCTAGAAGTTGCATCGGAGGCGACGATATTAAGAAACTATACGACGGTCTAGCTAACTACATTTCTAACGAAGTTACAAAAGCGCTAGCACCGACCACCACCAGTAAGCCTAAGGTTGCAAGCCTAAGGTCTGTTGATGGCATCGTTCACGCTGGTGATAAGAAGCTGAACACCGGCCGGGTTATAAGTTCATTACCAAACCTACGTCAGCTCAGCATCAGCGATATAGAAGAGACCTTCAGAACCTATACCACACCAGCAGACAAGGTACTGTTAGTTATATGGTCGGTGCTCACCTATGCGAAAACACTCGGTAGCGTAAAAGAGAACCTTCGAGAAGCTCTCAGCGAACTTGAGCTGGGGTTCATCAGAGGTAAAGACGTTCAAGAAGTAATCAAAAACCTCTCCAACCACCTCAATGAGTTCGGTTCTCAAGACTTAAGCAACTTGGTAGAGAGGACTAAGGATAAGCTGGTTAAGAGGATGCTGTCAGCAGAAGTTGACGTTAGCGATGTGAAAGAAGTGGTTGAGAAAACAATTAGCATCAGGTACTTCGGTATAACAGGAAGTGCCCAGAAGAGACCTAAAGAGGGAGCGGTATGTGTTATCTGTCGAGAGAGGGTTTCGAAAACAAGAACCCTGCGAGCATACCTTGATAGATTCAAGCGTATTCTGGATATAAACGTCTCCGAGCTATTCCACCCAGACAGACAGGGTAGACCAGATGACTACAGAGCCTTAGAGGGTTTCTCGGACAGCGTGCCCATCTGTCCAGTGTGCGAGTACGAATCAATAATCTTTCCAGCTACAACATCCTTCTTTGACGGCATGTGGGCATCAAACATAATCTACTACCCGGCTATGAGCACGGACCTGCTGCAGATAGTCAGAGAGGTCGCCAGAGAATACGTGGTTCTTGGACTGAAGAGAAAGAAAAAGGAAGAGACAAAACCTTTGGTTATACCAGACTACGTCTCCAGCAGAATAATAGTTAAGACATCGGATGAGCGTGGACGCCTTGGAAAAGGCGACCTGCTAACAGCACTAGACCTCTGGTACTACATTGGCGGGAGTCTCGTACTGACGACCAATGCTCTGAGCATGCCACCACCCTGGAGCGGTCTACCCATAGAGATGGAGGTTAGCGACGTCGTTATGGAGGAGTCCGTACTCCACTTCGTACGAGAGCTGAAGATAGCTAGGGAGAGAAACGAGTGGAGCAGGACAAGGAGGTTGAGGAGAATACTATATGAGCAACTGAGGACGTACGTCATGAACCTAGATGAGGCAGAGGTAAAGATAGGTAAGACCAGGTTCACGAAGAGTGGGCTCATAACCACTGGTGCCCCGGCTCTGGACGTTTATTCGTACATGCTTAGGAAGCTCATGTGA
- the cas7d gene encoding type I-D CRISPR-associated protein Cas7/Csc2 → MSQTQPQVKSPYENSIKKLREVLGDDNFKKIEPYLHTYTGGTESVKPVAKHITIYWIGRVEDRMILRTEGEDDIILSEAAGEAVPTLIFRKLKAVYLREFMQLLRRQWELHNSVIKAAIGDQNYDFLASCSISPGLAGEGKGVMHGRCMKCPTDVLMGATSAAANYNLASRFVGDSAYALTPSYERRTGNAVDEITYTTIMIKEGQKAEGEEARTGALFAETFVEPGTLFVGKVVLFMSSPVELLYVLWLLTRTIRVGARTSLWGTLKVVPVATVADLFEVGSAYEATERLAGEANEAEARRKLLEYVRSVSYATGAGVVEVTEDILAKLKNVNILDANLVKELWTNSRNYIDAVKSYITAK, encoded by the coding sequence ATGTCCCAGACCCAACCCCAAGTCAAATCCCCATACGAGAACTCTATCAAAAAACTTAGGGAAGTGTTAGGGGACGACAACTTCAAGAAAATAGAACCATACCTACACACATACACGGGGGGAACAGAATCAGTAAAGCCCGTTGCAAAGCATATAACGATATACTGGATCGGGAGAGTAGAGGACAGGATGATACTGAGGACGGAAGGAGAAGACGACATAATCCTGAGCGAAGCAGCCGGCGAGGCTGTTCCAACACTCATTTTCAGGAAGCTGAAGGCTGTGTACCTAAGGGAGTTCATGCAGCTACTGAGAAGACAGTGGGAGTTACATAATAGCGTCATCAAGGCGGCTATAGGCGATCAAAACTACGACTTCCTAGCATCCTGCTCTATATCACCAGGCCTAGCCGGCGAAGGAAAAGGCGTAATGCACGGCAGGTGCATGAAGTGTCCAACTGACGTATTGATGGGTGCTACGAGTGCTGCCGCCAACTACAACCTAGCCAGCAGGTTTGTCGGAGATTCGGCATATGCATTAACTCCCAGCTACGAGAGAAGGACGGGGAACGCCGTAGACGAGATTACCTACACAACGATAATGATTAAAGAAGGTCAGAAAGCAGAGGGAGAGGAGGCGAGAACAGGCGCCCTGTTCGCCGAGACCTTCGTAGAGCCCGGCACACTCTTCGTAGGTAAAGTAGTGTTGTTCATGTCATCACCAGTAGAATTACTGTACGTCCTTTGGCTCCTGACGAGAACTATTAGAGTAGGAGCGAGGACATCTTTATGGGGGACACTCAAGGTCGTACCCGTAGCCACCGTAGCCGACCTATTTGAAGTCGGCTCAGCCTACGAAGCCACCGAGAGGTTGGCAGGCGAAGCAAACGAGGCAGAGGCTCGGAGGAAGCTCCTAGAATACGTAAGAAGTGTATCGTACGCCACCGGAGCAGGAGTCGTTGAGGTAACCGAGGATATCCTAGCTAAGCTGAAGAACGTAAACATACTTGACGCTAACCTAGTAAAAGAGCTCTGGACAAACTCCAGGAACTATATAGACGCCGTAAAGAGCTACATCACCGCCAAGTAA
- the cas6 gene encoding CRISPR system precrRNA processing endoribonuclease RAMP protein Cas6 gives MERRLFKATVTIGRSAEKHSKKLRDLEEVFTGKLVKSLIIDGNPLLRQFFEKMSGSAPKLVHVSPLYVERVIDGRKQVKCIYVYRDDSNNEMARYSFYIGLVESNAIYSPTSDDVYQALLNLSGHHRFKAQVLDIELISVEEIDVVRDIKKVVSDLSRLKKMKIVFSSPTLLRDPLRRGKHKSLTPTPINIFSTPVYINLYLTGALRWKSFIRTLIILHRLLNEPYSTHKTTKITWVRYSKDKNPIPTLTGYVNLFLNEYYYNQHAKHINIGSLLEETLSTILTLGTGTSRATGFGHITLATPSGS, from the coding sequence ATGGAGAGACGTCTGTTCAAGGCTACTGTTACAATTGGAAGGAGTGCTGAAAAGCATTCAAAGAAACTAAGAGATTTAGAGGAAGTATTTACGGGTAAGCTCGTGAAGTCTTTAATCATAGACGGTAATCCCCTGTTAAGGCAGTTCTTTGAGAAGATGTCTGGAAGCGCTCCTAAATTGGTCCACGTTTCCCCCCTCTACGTTGAGAGAGTAATCGATGGAAGAAAGCAGGTAAAGTGCATCTACGTATACAGAGATGACAGCAATAATGAAATGGCGAGATATAGCTTCTATATAGGGCTAGTCGAATCTAATGCCATATACAGTCCAACCTCGGATGACGTGTATCAAGCTCTACTTAATCTATCCGGACACCATCGCTTTAAGGCTCAAGTTCTTGATATAGAGCTCATCTCCGTAGAAGAGATAGATGTGGTGAGAGATATCAAGAAAGTAGTCTCGGATCTTAGTAGACTAAAAAAGATGAAGATAGTGTTCTCTTCCCCCACACTTCTAAGAGACCCGCTCAGGAGAGGCAAGCATAAATCACTAACCCCAACACCCATAAACATCTTCTCCACACCAGTTTACATAAACCTGTACCTCACCGGTGCTCTTAGGTGGAAATCATTCATCAGAACACTCATCATCCTACATAGACTACTCAATGAGCCGTACTCTACTCACAAGACAACAAAGATTACGTGGGTAAGATACAGCAAAGACAAGAACCCCATACCCACACTTACAGGTTATGTAAACCTCTTCCTTAATGAATACTACTACAACCAACACGCAAAACATATAAACATAGGGTCACTTCTGGAAGAAACCCTTTCAACAATCCTCACACTAGGAACGGGAACATCAAGAGCAACAGGCTTTGGACACATCACGCTTGCAACACCATCCGGTTCCTAA
- a CDS encoding ribosome assembly factor SBDS: MSKEYVIARLEKSGSRFEILVNPEKALKYKEGELGDVAEVLVGDIVYKNVKKGDKASPQDLIRAFGTTDVRVVADTILKKGELQLTTDQRRRLIEQKKRLIVSYIAKSVVDPKTKTPIPPQRIEKAMDEARISVDLYKTVEEQASKIVKELVRVLPIKVAKALITIKVPPAIAGRAYSELKKLGEVKNERWLSDGALYMEVEIPAGMQNEVIDSINRVTKGDVELSVKVM; encoded by the coding sequence GTGAGTAAGGAGTACGTGATAGCCCGACTGGAGAAGAGCGGCTCGAGATTTGAGATTCTGGTCAACCCGGAGAAGGCCCTCAAATATAAGGAGGGGGAACTAGGGGACGTCGCGGAGGTTCTGGTAGGTGACATAGTCTACAAGAATGTTAAGAAGGGCGATAAGGCATCGCCGCAGGACCTGATCAGGGCGTTCGGAACGACTGACGTGAGGGTAGTTGCTGACACTATACTTAAGAAGGGGGAACTCCAGCTGACCACAGATCAGAGGAGAAGGCTCATAGAGCAGAAAAAGAGGCTGATAGTCAGCTACATAGCTAAGTCGGTAGTAGATCCGAAGACAAAGACCCCTATCCCGCCCCAACGTATTGAGAAGGCCATGGATGAGGCAAGGATCTCCGTGGACCTCTACAAGACTGTGGAGGAGCAGGCCTCAAAAATAGTTAAAGAGCTTGTTAGGGTGCTCCCAATTAAGGTCGCTAAAGCTCTGATAACCATCAAGGTACCGCCCGCGATCGCCGGAAGAGCCTACAGCGAGCTGAAGAAGCTGGGTGAGGTTAAAAATGAGAGGTGGCTAAGCGACGGCGCACTCTACATGGAGGTGGAGATACCTGCCGGGATGCAGAACGAGGTTATAGACTCTATTAACAGAGTAACTAAGGGTGATGTGGAGTTAAGCGTGAAGGTGATGTGA
- a CDS encoding DUF1152 domain-containing protein, whose translation MGRWTTTLRSSRVVVVGAGGGGDVVSAYVFCKVLEDVVGTRECLPAGVLWERWVVDPYPGPVPRASLRNARLDKCVWVGKDTYVVRGEYAFRPHTAYVAEVLGTEIPAVTLEHGVEGVYRCFSELSDGALLIDLDVGGDILAEGWEEDLWSPLADAITLAATERTGGLVGIAAPGADGELPQEVVLQRIGEVLRAGGYVGALGLWDHHRSLYEAIIDRVKTEASKAPFLALKGDVGAKPIRGGSRVMNVNVATLMTFLLRSEEVIKLNKLAQGIRYTRSLAETWAEARRLGIPTELDLEVMVTKKYGVGPGTTPEWNALRAAVRAQRLKTSLDSMKNGGTE comes from the coding sequence TTGGGTCGTTGGACTACGACTTTACGTAGCTCCAGAGTTGTTGTGGTAGGCGCTGGGGGTGGTGGGGACGTCGTTTCAGCCTACGTCTTCTGTAAGGTGCTTGAGGACGTTGTGGGTACGCGTGAGTGCCTCCCTGCGGGAGTCCTGTGGGAGAGATGGGTAGTTGACCCATACCCCGGGCCCGTGCCTAGAGCCAGCCTCAGGAACGCCAGGCTGGATAAATGTGTGTGGGTTGGCAAGGACACTTACGTCGTGCGTGGTGAGTATGCGTTCAGACCTCACACAGCGTACGTCGCTGAGGTGCTTGGAACAGAGATCCCTGCAGTCACTTTAGAGCACGGTGTTGAGGGGGTCTACAGATGCTTCAGCGAGTTAAGTGATGGGGCTCTGCTGATAGACCTGGACGTAGGCGGTGACATACTTGCTGAGGGGTGGGAGGAGGATCTATGGTCACCGCTCGCAGACGCGATCACGTTAGCAGCTACTGAAAGAACAGGGGGCTTGGTAGGTATTGCGGCACCAGGCGCTGACGGCGAGTTGCCTCAGGAGGTAGTGCTTCAAAGGATAGGTGAAGTACTGCGGGCTGGTGGCTACGTCGGGGCGCTGGGTCTGTGGGATCATCACAGAAGCCTCTACGAAGCTATAATAGATCGTGTAAAGACCGAGGCAAGTAAGGCGCCTTTCCTAGCGCTTAAGGGCGACGTAGGGGCTAAGCCGATAAGAGGCGGTAGTAGGGTGATGAACGTTAACGTAGCCACCCTAATGACGTTCTTGCTGAGGAGTGAAGAGGTAATCAAACTAAACAAGCTGGCTCAGGGGATTAGGTACACGAGATCGCTTGCCGAGACATGGGCTGAGGCAAGGAGGCTAGGAATACCCACCGAGCTAGACCTCGAGGTCATGGTAACCAAGAAATATGGGGTGGGGCCAGGAACCACACCCGAGTGGAACGCTCTCAGGGCGGCTGTGAGAGCCCAACGCTTAAAAACCTCTTTAGACAGTATGAAGAATGGGGGGACAGAGTAG
- a CDS encoding DEAD/DEAH box helicase, which yields MTYAIELEPVCVELGNIRMRGKAELTLRRFQEETIDFFNSPHQYLFLTAPTGSGKTFTLLTPLLSNILYGTSYDGALGIYPTKPLTVDQFESLKATLGKLSASEARELGQGVAVHDLEFEVLRNDGKVKYYKNKVGMVLLTRDTIEKLKNALSVGSGRHVLDIMRRTMLTESVDYLITLAVPEYPYLMFSHMYRSHHDLAKLLDLTSSGEFVKRVVEKMLSSMSNEDELRQYVEKIVKRVRLLVEGRVAERELAELSSALLSPVLFFDEFHTWGFYELPTAISLVLLHRLSSLTSTRSEMYKVVFSSATPSRYVLDIVDKTAGNTAVRQVRADAVICDEGSVVKIRGKTIVELVSIKTKRAGYPAWIELDEWLPTIVGSKSQEILKHKRALVFGRRVYSVEKSAKMFNENTGVAPTVVMGLTSPSGFHGKEELVAKRASGDLYVFGNYAVELGVDLQNIFYSIISATSLGELVQRMGRSGRGGIDSKVIILIPQSYANTLITHRLKGKSTIQYSEFVNALSWVMAEESVIKKLGDGVILRSRVGKLRLYLPLSNYILLSVMRHRDKPRDLKPVLSEFMKTLQTIEIDRKFFLWLRKRVSKNPDVLVELASFRLSPSVPYVRAGSRNQIDGESSPITLLSNYEVEVDTSSGFRLVIKDVKRSKIKDVVTVGMRAPNREVLSSISESILPSRLAIELTGVVNSQLVEILKRMKVPLYVKYTRGEEPVFEVLRAYGEAIALECSGEVYAYLLLL from the coding sequence TTGACTTACGCCATTGAATTAGAGCCGGTATGTGTAGAGCTAGGTAATATCAGGATGAGAGGCAAAGCAGAGCTCACTTTAAGGAGATTTCAGGAAGAAACGATAGATTTTTTTAATTCTCCTCATCAATACCTTTTCCTTACAGCTCCAACCGGGTCGGGTAAGACCTTCACACTTCTCACACCTCTTCTCTCTAACATTTTATACGGAACAAGCTATGACGGTGCCCTAGGTATATACCCAACCAAGCCCCTGACCGTAGACCAGTTCGAGTCTCTTAAAGCAACCCTCGGAAAACTATCTGCTAGTGAGGCTAGAGAACTTGGGCAGGGAGTAGCAGTCCATGATTTAGAGTTCGAGGTCTTGAGGAATGATGGGAAGGTGAAATACTACAAGAACAAGGTAGGGATGGTATTGCTTACTAGGGATACTATCGAGAAGCTAAAGAATGCCCTGAGTGTGGGTTCTGGACGGCACGTTCTAGATATTATGCGCAGAACCATGTTAACTGAGAGCGTGGACTACCTAATAACCCTCGCTGTTCCTGAGTACCCTTACCTCATGTTCTCCCATATGTATAGAAGCCATCACGACCTAGCCAAGCTACTAGATCTGACGTCTTCAGGGGAATTCGTTAAGAGGGTTGTCGAGAAAATGCTGTCATCGATGAGCAATGAGGATGAGCTTAGACAGTACGTTGAGAAAATTGTTAAGAGGGTTAGATTGCTGGTAGAGGGCAGGGTCGCGGAGAGGGAGCTGGCTGAGCTCTCATCAGCTCTCCTATCACCTGTGCTCTTTTTTGACGAGTTCCACACCTGGGGCTTCTACGAGCTACCAACAGCCATATCACTAGTCCTACTACACAGGCTCTCTTCGCTAACCTCCACTAGGAGCGAAATGTATAAGGTGGTCTTCTCGTCTGCGACACCAAGCCGATACGTTCTAGATATCGTAGATAAGACTGCTGGAAACACGGCTGTTAGACAGGTAAGAGCCGACGCCGTAATCTGTGATGAAGGATCAGTCGTCAAGATAAGGGGCAAGACCATTGTTGAACTCGTCTCTATAAAGACGAAGCGAGCAGGTTACCCGGCTTGGATCGAGCTCGACGAGTGGCTGCCAACCATTGTTGGCTCGAAGTCGCAGGAAATCCTGAAACATAAGAGGGCGCTCGTGTTCGGCAGGAGAGTCTACTCTGTAGAAAAGTCGGCTAAGATGTTTAATGAGAACACAGGTGTTGCCCCGACGGTGGTCATGGGGCTTACATCTCCGTCTGGATTCCACGGCAAGGAAGAGCTGGTGGCGAAGAGAGCAAGTGGAGACCTGTATGTATTCGGGAACTACGCTGTTGAGCTGGGTGTAGACCTCCAGAATATATTCTATAGCATAATTAGTGCTACAAGTCTCGGGGAACTTGTTCAGAGGATGGGTAGAAGTGGTAGAGGAGGCATAGACTCAAAGGTCATAATACTCATACCCCAGAGTTACGCTAATACTCTAATTACTCATAGACTTAAAGGTAAATCCACGATACAATACAGTGAGTTCGTCAATGCCCTCTCATGGGTCATGGCAGAGGAGTCGGTCATCAAGAAGCTTGGGGACGGAGTGATACTGAGAAGTAGAGTTGGCAAGCTAAGACTGTACTTACCTCTCTCTAACTATATACTACTATCAGTTATGAGGCATAGAGACAAACCCCGCGACTTAAAACCTGTGCTTTCAGAGTTCATGAAGACCCTGCAGACAATAGAAATAGACAGGAAGTTTTTCTTATGGCTTAGAAAAAGGGTTTCAAAGAACCCAGACGTGCTTGTAGAGTTAGCTTCCTTCAGGCTCTCTCCAAGCGTTCCATATGTGCGGGCTGGTAGTAGAAACCAAATTGACGGAGAGTCTAGTCCCATTACCCTGCTCTCAAACTACGAGGTCGAGGTCGATACCTCAAGCGGGTTCAGGCTAGTCATTAAGGACGTTAAGCGCAGTAAAATAAAAGACGTAGTCACGGTAGGAATGCGCGCCCCCAATAGAGAGGTGCTGAGTAGTATTAGTGAGAGTATCCTTCCAAGCAGGCTAGCAATAGAATTGACCGGCGTCGTTAATAGTCAACTAGTTGAAATCCTTAAGAGGATGAAAGTGCCGCTTTATGTGAAGTACACTAGAGGGGAAGAGCCGGTATTCGAGGTTTTGCGTGCATACGGGGAGGCAATAGCGTTGGAGTGCTCGGGTGAGGTATACGCGTATCTATTATTGCTCTAG
- a CDS encoding TIM barrel protein has translation MGLGGLFIGPAGIPLAAKGSGVVEGVRKVRELGLSAMEIEFVRGVWLKGGDASTLKDVARGVGVVLTVHAPYYINLLSKEEGTVKASTERILNSARVGHLAGAWSVVFHPGYYGKLSSEKAVEVVRKRLREIAAELVDEGIRIWVRPETMGGLAEFGSLEEVVAVVEGVDMANVALDFAHLYARSRGMFNRVDDFARALEFVESRLGSDALRSMHIHLSGIEYGERGERKHVDFKDSAFNWAGVLHALRDYGAEGVIICESPSLEIDAQLLQGKLRELQGR, from the coding sequence TTGGGTCTTGGAGGCTTGTTTATAGGTCCGGCTGGAATTCCTTTGGCTGCTAAGGGTTCAGGGGTTGTTGAGGGTGTTAGGAAGGTCAGGGAGTTGGGTTTAAGTGCGATGGAGATAGAGTTCGTGAGGGGTGTCTGGCTTAAAGGCGGGGACGCCTCCACACTCAAGGATGTAGCGCGAGGGGTGGGTGTTGTGCTAACGGTTCACGCGCCTTACTACATCAACCTTCTATCTAAAGAGGAGGGTACTGTGAAAGCTTCTACAGAGAGAATCCTTAACTCGGCTAGGGTAGGGCACTTGGCTGGGGCTTGGTCCGTCGTGTTCCATCCGGGCTACTACGGTAAGTTGAGTTCGGAGAAGGCCGTTGAAGTTGTGAGGAAGAGGCTCAGGGAAATTGCTGCTGAGCTGGTTGATGAGGGCATTAGAATATGGGTTAGACCTGAAACTATGGGTGGTTTGGCCGAGTTTGGATCTCTTGAGGAGGTAGTGGCTGTTGTGGAGGGTGTTGACATGGCTAACGTAGCCTTGGATTTCGCGCACCTCTACGCCAGAAGTAGAGGCATGTTCAACAGGGTGGATGATTTCGCCAGGGCTTTGGAGTTCGTGGAATCGAGGCTGGGTAGTGACGCGTTAAGAAGCATGCACATACATCTCTCAGGCATCGAGTATGGTGAAAGGGGGGAGAGGAAGCACGTGGACTTCAAGGATTCAGCCTTCAACTGGGCTGGAGTCCTGCACGCTTTACGGGACTACGGCGCTGAGGGAGTCATTATATGTGAGTCACCAAGTCTGGAAATAGATGCGCAACTGCTTCAGGGGAAGCTACGGGAATTGCAGGGGCGGTGA
- the csa3 gene encoding CRISPR-associated CARF protein Csa3 has translation MRLFAITVGFDEKLSIRGLLKIGVNVDDVIMLVYSKSGGEFEVRKVEKAVETVKDLVVKTGVKVVDVAVSGMNFYEDATIVLRALREHPAGEVIALLAGGMRLIIFEVLTAVLLYSSLSGIRARIHLMREDGLYDVALPTEVFRISITSKDAAVLRVLYEKRTMKRSHLVESVSRETGISESMVYKVIKNLTGKGLIIVDGDTLTLTDLGRLVCEALEIEKKGE, from the coding sequence ATGAGGCTCTTCGCCATCACTGTCGGCTTTGATGAGAAACTCTCGATCAGGGGGTTGCTGAAGATCGGCGTAAACGTAGATGACGTTATTATGTTAGTTTATTCTAAGAGCGGTGGTGAGTTCGAGGTTAGAAAGGTTGAGAAAGCTGTTGAGACTGTTAAAGACTTGGTTGTTAAGACGGGAGTTAAGGTAGTAGACGTTGCAGTTTCAGGGATGAATTTCTACGAAGACGCTACTATAGTGCTTAGGGCTTTAAGAGAGCACCCAGCAGGAGAGGTTATAGCATTACTCGCCGGGGGAATGAGGCTAATTATATTTGAGGTGCTGACCGCCGTATTACTGTACAGCAGTCTCTCGGGCATCAGAGCCAGGATTCACTTGATGCGTGAGGACGGACTGTACGATGTTGCTCTACCCACTGAGGTTTTCCGAATATCTATTACTTCTAAGGATGCCGCCGTATTAAGGGTTCTCTACGAAAAAAGAACTATGAAGAGAAGTCATCTCGTTGAGAGCGTTTCACGCGAGACTGGGATCTCTGAATCAATGGTGTACAAGGTAATTAAAAACCTAACTGGGAAGGGACTCATAATAGTTGATGGTGATACTCTCACGCTTACTGATCTCGGACGCCTTGTTTGCGAAGCTCTTGAAATAGAGAAGAAGGGAGAGTGA
- the cas2 gene encoding CRISPR-associated endonuclease Cas2 codes for MVTYDCRDERTRGKVRRLLRKYSFTMLTYSVYVGRGSRTLAERISSHLSRLLDEGDRATVILLNDFQYELLVEVAKRSVSIRGERMPVIAFYGVHRARVTDEGAGRPSNMQNESEAESSDNPPSESHPG; via the coding sequence GTGGTGACGTATGACTGCAGAGACGAGAGGACGAGGGGGAAAGTTAGGCGTTTACTTAGAAAGTATTCGTTCACGATGCTCACCTACTCGGTCTACGTTGGAAGAGGGTCGAGAACACTCGCCGAGAGAATCTCTTCGCATCTATCTAGATTGCTTGACGAAGGAGATAGAGCGACTGTTATCCTCCTCAACGACTTTCAGTATGAGCTTCTCGTGGAGGTTGCCAAGAGGTCTGTATCCATACGTGGTGAGAGGATGCCAGTCATCGCCTTCTACGGTGTGCACAGAGCTAGAGTTACCGATGAAGGTGCTGGACGACCTAGCAATATGCAGAATGAGAGTGAGGCTGAGAGCTCAGACAACCCTCCAAGCGAGTCCCACCCCGGCTGA
- the psmA gene encoding archaeal proteasome endopeptidase complex subunit alpha has product MAFGPPALGYDRAITVFSPDGKLYQVEYAAENVRKGWTTVALRTDSVGVLVAEKRKISTLIDMNSIAKIFLVDSHMGASFAGLAADGRILIDYARKEALNYRFIYDEPADVEYVVKSVCDVKQLYTQHAGVRPFGVSLIFVGKDKKGIHVYKTEINGYYFAYLALAVGSGEQPAMEYLEKNYRKDLKREDSVELALKALRSASEEGLTPELIEIGIVTLEDGVFRKLTYDETSDFISKTGVNK; this is encoded by the coding sequence ATGGCTTTCGGTCCGCCGGCACTCGGGTATGATAGGGCGATAACGGTATTTTCTCCCGATGGCAAGCTCTATCAAGTGGAGTATGCTGCGGAGAACGTCAGAAAGGGCTGGACTACAGTAGCTCTCAGGACTGATAGTGTAGGCGTTCTAGTAGCTGAGAAGAGGAAGATCTCAACACTAATAGACATGAACTCAATAGCTAAGATCTTCTTAGTGGATTCTCATATGGGGGCCTCTTTCGCAGGTCTCGCCGCTGACGGCAGGATTCTAATAGACTACGCAAGGAAGGAGGCTCTCAACTACAGATTCATATACGATGAACCAGCTGACGTCGAGTACGTTGTTAAATCAGTATGCGATGTGAAACAATTGTACACACAACACGCAGGCGTGAGACCCTTCGGAGTCTCACTGATATTCGTCGGTAAGGATAAGAAGGGGATCCACGTCTACAAAACCGAGATAAACGGCTATTATTTCGCATACCTAGCCCTGGCAGTAGGTTCCGGGGAGCAGCCAGCTATGGAATACCTTGAGAAGAACTACAGGAAGGATCTAAAGAGGGAGGACTCTGTAGAGCTGGCGCTTAAAGCGCTTAGATCCGCTTCAGAGGAGGGCTTGACACCCGAACTGATTGAGATAGGGATTGTGACGTTGGAGGACGGTGTCTTCAGGAAGCTTACCTACGACGAGACTTCTGACTTCATCTCGAAGACAGGTGTGAATAAGTGA